A genomic region of uncultured Roseibium sp. contains the following coding sequences:
- the ectB gene encoding diaminobutyrate--2-oxoglutarate transaminase — translation MNMLTEVDPAHRLESNVRSYVRSFPFLAKSASGSTIVAEDGAEYIDFLAGAGSLNYGHNSKVIRNALIGYLSDDGITHSLDFATVAKNRFIDTFDRLILQPRGMSFRFQFCGPTGTNAVEAALKIARKVTGRRDILGFTHGFHGMTTGSLQLTDNPYYKEGLPDLEQQVNTRLPFCASADDQDASIAAIAEILQSRSDGGTAPAAIIVEPIQGEGGINVAPMSWLKALEDLCRQFGVFLIVDDIQMGCGRTGDFFSFEKAGISPDIVVLSKSIGGYGLPMALVLMKPEHDVWKPGQHNGTFRGNNLAFVAATVALEHFWSDFEFYDEVKAKAEHIEERLGQLVAGNPALELSYRGKGFVWGLESRSSAEIAGLIQKMSFERGLIVETCGRDDQVLKFLAPLTSTMKELDQGFDVLEEVCALLNSREAGTDLGHMRAAAG, via the coding sequence ATGAACATGCTGACTGAAGTTGATCCGGCTCACCGACTTGAATCGAACGTTCGCAGCTATGTTCGCAGTTTTCCCTTCCTGGCAAAGTCGGCATCCGGCAGCACGATCGTTGCCGAGGACGGTGCCGAATATATCGATTTCCTTGCCGGTGCAGGTTCGCTGAACTACGGACATAATAGCAAGGTCATCCGCAACGCGCTGATCGGCTACCTGTCTGACGACGGCATTACCCACAGTCTCGACTTCGCGACGGTCGCAAAGAACCGGTTCATCGACACGTTCGACCGGTTGATCCTGCAGCCGCGGGGAATGAGTTTCCGGTTCCAGTTCTGCGGTCCGACAGGCACGAATGCCGTCGAGGCTGCGCTCAAGATTGCCCGCAAGGTGACCGGCCGGCGCGATATCCTGGGTTTTACCCACGGGTTCCACGGCATGACGACCGGGTCGCTGCAGCTCACGGACAACCCTTACTACAAAGAAGGTCTTCCGGATCTTGAGCAGCAGGTAAATACCCGGCTGCCGTTCTGCGCATCCGCCGATGACCAGGACGCCTCGATTGCGGCCATTGCCGAGATCCTTCAGTCCAGGTCGGACGGCGGGACTGCGCCCGCGGCAATCATCGTCGAGCCCATCCAGGGAGAAGGCGGCATCAACGTTGCACCCATGTCCTGGCTCAAGGCACTTGAAGATCTGTGCAGGCAGTTTGGTGTATTTCTGATCGTTGACGACATCCAGATGGGGTGCGGGCGCACCGGCGACTTCTTCAGCTTCGAGAAGGCGGGGATCAGTCCCGACATCGTCGTACTTTCAAAGTCGATCGGTGGATACGGCCTGCCGATGGCGCTTGTTCTCATGAAACCCGAGCATGATGTCTGGAAACCGGGACAGCACAACGGTACGTTCAGGGGCAACAACCTGGCCTTCGTTGCCGCGACCGTGGCCCTTGAACATTTCTGGAGCGACTTCGAGTTTTATGACGAGGTCAAGGCGAAGGCCGAACACATCGAGGAAAGGCTCGGTCAGCTTGTCGCCGGGAACCCGGCCCTCGAGCTGAGCTATCGCGGCAAGGGTTTCGTGTGGGGGCTGGAAAGCAGATCTTCCGCGGAAATCGCAGGCCTGATCCAGAAAATGAGCTTCGAGCGCGGCCTGATCGTCGAGACATGCGGCCGTGATGACCAGGTCCTGAAATTTCTGGCGCCATTGACGAGCACGATGAAGGAACTCGATCAGGGTTTCGATGTCCTCGAAGAAGTCTGTGCACTCCTCAACAGCCGTGAGGCCGGTACGGATCTCGGGCACATGAGAGCTGCGGCAGGCTAG
- a CDS encoding ATP-grasp fold amidoligase family protein, with translation MDSVAAGPKKHASVKHRMQRIFWRLISVFPDKIYLTWKYFSIFGRFPDWKSPVRFSEYQQIRKLEDRNPLYSKVVDKADAKDYITERVGDTVVIPTYWVGTDLETVDWKTVSLPAVVKPTHASGAGFFLREPNDIDDLMKQRPEAEWLSADHSRINREWAYSNVEPRIIIEKCIGEPDELLSDYRFYSFNGNVVHIEVRTPRPDGMYESVYSPDWERLAVHMNYYPLLAEELPKPGKFDDMLEIARSLSRELGFARIDLYNTSEGIFVGEITLYPSGGFETFVPDSYDFKLARDWDEFVTQ, from the coding sequence ATGGATAGTGTTGCGGCCGGTCCGAAGAAACATGCGAGTGTCAAACACAGGATGCAGCGTATCTTCTGGAGATTGATCTCCGTCTTTCCGGACAAGATCTATCTGACCTGGAAGTATTTCTCGATCTTCGGCCGCTTTCCCGACTGGAAATCTCCGGTCCGGTTTTCGGAGTATCAGCAGATCCGTAAGCTGGAAGACCGCAATCCGCTCTATTCCAAGGTCGTCGACAAGGCGGATGCCAAGGACTACATCACCGAGCGGGTTGGCGACACGGTCGTGATCCCGACCTACTGGGTGGGCACCGATCTGGAAACTGTCGACTGGAAAACGGTGTCATTGCCGGCGGTCGTCAAACCGACCCACGCAAGCGGCGCCGGATTTTTCCTGCGCGAGCCGAACGACATCGATGACCTGATGAAGCAGAGACCGGAAGCCGAGTGGCTGTCCGCCGACCATTCGCGGATCAACCGGGAATGGGCCTATTCCAACGTCGAGCCGCGCATCATCATCGAGAAGTGTATCGGTGAGCCCGACGAACTTCTGAGTGATTACCGGTTCTACAGCTTCAACGGCAACGTCGTGCATATTGAAGTTCGCACACCCCGGCCGGACGGCATGTACGAAAGCGTCTATTCACCGGATTGGGAACGCCTTGCCGTTCACATGAATTATTATCCCCTGCTCGCGGAAGAATTGCCGAAGCCCGGCAAGTTCGACGACATGCTTGAAATTGCGCGGTCCCTGAGCCGGGAACTGGGTTTTGCCAGAATAGATCTCTACAACACCTCGGAAGGGATCTTCGTGGGTGAGATCACGCTCTATCCGAGCGGCGGTTTCGAGACGTTCGTACCGGACAGCTACGACTTCAAGCTCGCACGGGACTGGGATGAATTCGTCACTCAGTAA
- a CDS encoding oligosaccharide flippase family protein: protein MASMLRMSVINTSAGMLSMLMGFVCSIIVARTLGVEGTGIVAYALWFMSVATVISDFGMPQAALRFIARDADAEVRKSQLFRNLLRRFILTTGLMAGGILLYALWQQSQGNMPGSMVWIATTVLFLSYAYATMAIGAGQGLGQFDRTAAMTLVGCLVQPVLVFAGAYVLGPVGAILGHATRHLPQALDLRRYVGSPPPPDRRLPYDVALYARNNWYSGSIFALFGARIELAIIGFFFTFTQVGYYSIGLTMSGMVAQFAIFSLAFVIPQFGVLHDQKDDRAIRAAFEGTIRWLGIVIAPIAIGGASIAPDLIPLVFGEDFRPAVWPAVILLGFSIAQALSSVISRAILAKDRSADELRMTIAWCAITTVSLLLIVPAFGPIGAAIARAAASVLLLLILGIYCRRVLQLQIPALALLKCICAALLCAGTATLVLSRIDGIAGLLIAVSAAAVVYLGALMVFRTVPKSEYEPVLASVRDRLRGLRAT from the coding sequence ATGGCATCCATGCTGCGAATGTCGGTCATCAACACCTCCGCGGGCATGTTGTCCATGCTCATGGGCTTCGTGTGCAGCATCATTGTCGCGCGGACGCTCGGTGTCGAAGGCACTGGAATTGTCGCATATGCGCTCTGGTTCATGTCTGTCGCGACAGTGATCTCGGATTTCGGGATGCCGCAGGCGGCGCTTCGCTTCATTGCGCGCGATGCGGACGCCGAAGTCAGGAAGAGCCAGCTATTCCGGAATCTGCTCAGGCGTTTCATCCTGACAACCGGGCTGATGGCAGGTGGCATCCTACTTTACGCCCTCTGGCAGCAAAGCCAGGGCAACATGCCGGGATCAATGGTCTGGATCGCGACGACCGTCCTGTTCCTCAGCTACGCCTACGCAACAATGGCCATAGGCGCCGGCCAGGGTCTCGGGCAATTCGACCGGACGGCCGCAATGACCCTTGTCGGCTGTCTTGTCCAACCGGTGCTGGTATTCGCAGGTGCCTACGTGCTTGGCCCGGTTGGCGCGATTCTCGGCCACGCGACACGCCATCTGCCCCAGGCGCTTGATCTCCGGCGGTATGTCGGCAGCCCCCCTCCCCCGGATCGCAGACTACCGTACGATGTGGCGCTCTACGCGCGCAACAACTGGTATTCCGGCAGCATATTCGCGCTTTTTGGCGCGCGCATCGAACTCGCGATCATCGGCTTCTTTTTCACGTTCACCCAGGTCGGCTACTATTCGATCGGGCTGACGATGTCGGGCATGGTTGCGCAGTTCGCGATTTTCAGCCTGGCATTCGTCATTCCGCAATTCGGTGTCCTCCACGATCAAAAGGACGACAGGGCCATCCGGGCTGCCTTCGAGGGCACGATACGCTGGCTCGGAATCGTGATTGCGCCAATCGCCATCGGCGGCGCCTCGATCGCGCCGGACCTGATTCCGCTCGTCTTTGGCGAGGACTTCCGCCCTGCCGTCTGGCCGGCCGTGATCCTTCTCGGATTTTCCATTGCGCAAGCGCTCTCCTCCGTGATTTCCCGCGCGATCCTTGCGAAGGACCGCAGCGCCGACGAGCTGCGCATGACGATTGCATGGTGCGCAATCACCACTGTCTCGCTGCTCCTGATCGTTCCCGCCTTCGGCCCGATCGGAGCGGCGATTGCGCGTGCGGCGGCAAGCGTGCTGCTTCTGCTGATCCTCGGCATCTATTGCCGGCGCGTGCTCCAATTGCAGATCCCGGCGCTCGCGCTCCTGAAATGCATCTGCGCCGCCCTGCTTTGTGCCGGCACAGCCACGCTCGTTCTGTCCAGGATCGACGGAATCGCCGGACTTCTGATTGCCGTAAGCGCCGCCGCCGTGGTCTATCTCGGTGCGCTGATGGTGTTTCGCACGGTCCCGAAATCCGAATACGAACCGGTGCTGGCCAGCGTCCGCGATCGATTGCGCGGCCTGAGAGCAACGTAA